The Micromonospora sp. NBC_01740 genome includes a window with the following:
- a CDS encoding TIGR03086 family metal-binding protein, which yields MATKTGDLLAAAAPRAVAVVRGVSDDQLDLPTPCSDYAVRDLLNHLYDVVVNFQALAGRGQPEWAEKPDHLAEGWRDRFEAETAKLVEAWSDPAALEGVSPGMGLPQETVGTMVLLDLTVHAWDLAVATGQPFRPAPEALPPLYALTEQMGPMARKQGVFGELVGTSSSDAPEIDRLLALTGRDPGWSAGA from the coding sequence ATGGCCACGAAGACTGGTGATCTGCTCGCAGCCGCGGCACCCCGTGCCGTCGCGGTGGTCCGGGGCGTCTCGGACGACCAACTGGACCTGCCGACCCCGTGCAGCGACTACGCCGTGCGCGACCTGCTCAACCACCTCTACGACGTGGTGGTCAACTTCCAGGCCCTCGCCGGCAGGGGGCAACCGGAGTGGGCGGAGAAGCCCGACCACCTGGCCGAGGGCTGGCGGGACCGGTTCGAGGCGGAGACCGCGAAACTGGTCGAGGCGTGGTCGGACCCGGCCGCGCTGGAGGGCGTCTCGCCCGGGATGGGGCTGCCGCAGGAGACGGTCGGCACCATGGTGCTGCTCGACCTGACGGTGCACGCCTGGGACCTGGCCGTCGCCACCGGGCAGCCGTTCCGCCCCGCGCCGGAGGCGCTGCCCCCGCTGTACGCCCTGACCGAGCAGATGGGCCCGATGGCCCGGAAGCAGGGCGTCTTCGGGGAGTTGGTGGGGACGTCGTCGTCGGACGCCCCGGAGATCGACCGTCTGCTCGCCCTGACCGGCCGGGACCCGGGCTGGTCGGCGGGCGCCTGA
- a CDS encoding PadR family transcriptional regulator, with the protein MSTPHVLLGLLAAGNRHGYELKRAHDERLPRAKPLAFGQVYSTLGRLQRDGLVAPAGQEREGGPDRTAYSLTADGRAALQRWLAEVEPPMPYVTSTLFAKVVVALLVADAERARTYLVAQRQAHTERLRELTAVKTAPSASLDDIVAADFAIAHLDADLRWLQTTLGRVADWHREVHS; encoded by the coding sequence GTGTCCACACCGCACGTGTTGCTGGGCCTGCTGGCCGCCGGCAACCGGCACGGCTACGAGCTGAAGCGCGCCCACGACGAGCGCCTGCCCCGCGCCAAGCCGCTGGCCTTCGGGCAGGTCTACTCGACCCTCGGCCGGTTGCAGCGGGACGGCCTGGTGGCACCCGCCGGGCAGGAACGCGAAGGCGGTCCCGACCGCACCGCGTACTCGCTGACCGCCGACGGCCGGGCCGCGCTCCAGCGGTGGCTCGCCGAGGTCGAGCCACCGATGCCGTACGTCACCAGCACGCTCTTCGCCAAGGTGGTCGTGGCGCTGCTGGTGGCCGACGCGGAGCGGGCCCGGACCTACCTCGTCGCCCAGCGGCAGGCCCACACCGAGCGGCTGCGCGAGCTGACCGCGGTGAAGACGGCGCCCTCGGCCAGCCTCGACGACATCGTCGCGGCCGACTTCGCCATCGCCCATCTCGACGCCGACCTGCGGTGGTTGCAGACCACCCTGGGCCGCGTCGCCGACTGGCACCGGGAGGTGCACTCGTGA
- a CDS encoding ABC transporter ATP-binding protein produces the protein MTQLQARGVVKAYGRTPALRGVTVDVAEGEIVAVTGPSGCGKSTLLHCLAGILRPDAGEVSWNGHRIDTWSEAARSRLRRTEFGVLFQFGQLVAELTAAENVALPLLLAGTRRREARTAALSWMDRLGVADLADVRPGEMSGGQQQRCAMARALVTEPRVLFADEPTGALDTLTGEQVLIQLVRLAREQRTSVVLVTHEPQIAAYADREVILRDGMVDHTGLGLDTPLPGSRR, from the coding sequence GTGACGCAACTTCAGGCTCGCGGCGTGGTCAAGGCCTACGGGCGGACACCCGCGCTGCGCGGCGTCACCGTCGACGTCGCCGAGGGGGAGATCGTCGCCGTCACCGGCCCGAGCGGCTGCGGCAAGTCCACCCTCCTGCACTGCCTCGCCGGCATCCTGCGTCCGGACGCCGGCGAGGTGAGCTGGAATGGGCACCGGATCGACACCTGGTCCGAGGCGGCACGATCCAGGCTGCGGCGCACGGAGTTCGGGGTGCTCTTCCAGTTCGGCCAGCTCGTCGCCGAACTGACCGCCGCCGAGAACGTCGCCCTTCCGCTGCTCCTCGCCGGCACCCGGCGGCGGGAGGCGCGGACGGCGGCGCTGTCCTGGATGGACCGGCTCGGCGTGGCCGACCTGGCCGACGTCCGGCCGGGCGAGATGTCCGGCGGGCAGCAGCAGCGCTGCGCGATGGCACGGGCGCTGGTCACCGAGCCCCGGGTGCTCTTCGCCGACGAGCCGACCGGCGCGCTGGACACGCTCACCGGCGAGCAGGTGCTCATCCAACTGGTCCGGCTCGCCCGCGAGCAGCGGACGTCGGTCGTCCTGGTCACCCACGAGCCGCAGATCGCCGCGTACGCCGACCGCGAGGTCATCCTCCGCGACGGCATGGTCGACCACACCGGGCTCGGCCTCGACACCCCGCTGCCGGGCAGCCGCCGGTGA
- a CDS encoding FtsX-like permease family protein, translating into MRPSTLVRLALAGTRTDTARVALTALSAALATLVALAAFTVLAIPTPPATDGNGNGSRWSHQYANQLLVEPGLRGGTAFALLLLMIPVLALAGQCARLGAPARDRRLAAFRLAGATPGQVTRIAVLEAGLASLLGTLAGASVHFVGRELLDRPDARGRLVLPTDVLPTPGVLVAVLAGLPVVAALATALMLRRVSTTPFGVLRTHRRERGPRPWAGVLIGAGLAAFVAVEPVTRLYDRRDTDPPSWLVPALLVSGGLAAMIGVVVGTGWISWTVGRMLHRYARGPAALLAARRLTADPWAGSRTFAALLAAVLLGAGAAGLREYFVAAGELSRRTGGGLAGDDGFYLRTMDLVDLAVAVAMLVAAGGLVVAMVEGITARRRAYAALVATGVPRPTLGRSIAWQSLAPAVPAVAVALAVGLLLARGLFRTPTAEHYNEVCDATAQLCADPATRARHTRVVAMPDVTVPPDVPLEQLALLGAGALAGVLATVGVGLLFLRASTAVEELRVT; encoded by the coding sequence GTGAGACCGTCGACGCTGGTACGCCTCGCCCTGGCCGGCACCCGCACCGACACCGCCCGGGTGGCGCTGACCGCGCTCAGCGCCGCCCTGGCCACCCTCGTCGCCCTCGCCGCGTTCACCGTGCTGGCCATCCCCACCCCGCCCGCCACCGACGGCAACGGCAACGGCAGCCGTTGGTCCCACCAGTACGCCAACCAGCTGCTCGTCGAGCCGGGGCTGCGCGGCGGCACGGCCTTCGCCCTGCTGCTGCTCATGATTCCCGTGCTGGCGTTGGCCGGGCAGTGCGCCCGGCTCGGCGCCCCGGCGCGGGACCGCCGACTGGCCGCGTTCCGGCTGGCCGGCGCCACCCCCGGCCAGGTGACCCGGATCGCCGTGCTGGAGGCCGGCCTGGCGAGCCTGCTCGGCACGCTGGCCGGCGCGTCGGTCCACTTCGTCGGCCGGGAGCTGCTCGACCGGCCCGACGCCCGGGGCCGGCTCGTCCTCCCCACCGACGTGCTGCCCACCCCCGGCGTGCTGGTGGCGGTGCTGGCGGGGCTGCCGGTCGTGGCGGCACTGGCCACCGCGCTGATGCTGCGCCGGGTGAGCACGACCCCGTTCGGCGTGCTGCGTACGCACCGCCGGGAACGCGGCCCCCGACCCTGGGCGGGCGTCCTCATCGGCGCCGGGCTGGCCGCCTTCGTCGCCGTCGAACCGGTCACCCGCCTCTACGACCGGCGCGACACCGACCCGCCGTCCTGGCTGGTGCCGGCGCTGCTGGTCAGCGGCGGGCTGGCCGCGATGATCGGGGTGGTCGTCGGCACCGGCTGGATCTCCTGGACGGTCGGGCGGATGCTGCACCGCTACGCCCGAGGGCCGGCCGCGCTGCTCGCCGCCCGCCGGTTGACGGCCGACCCGTGGGCGGGCAGCCGCACCTTCGCCGCCCTGCTGGCCGCGGTGCTCCTCGGCGCGGGCGCGGCCGGGCTGCGGGAGTACTTCGTCGCGGCGGGCGAGCTGAGCCGCCGGACCGGTGGCGGACTGGCCGGCGACGACGGCTTCTACCTGCGGACCATGGACCTGGTGGACCTGGCGGTGGCGGTGGCCATGCTGGTCGCCGCCGGTGGGCTGGTCGTCGCGATGGTGGAGGGGATCACCGCCCGGCGGCGCGCGTACGCGGCCCTGGTGGCGACCGGGGTGCCCCGGCCCACGCTCGGCCGGTCCATCGCCTGGCAGTCGCTGGCCCCCGCCGTGCCGGCGGTGGCCGTCGCGCTGGCCGTGGGCCTGCTGCTGGCCCGGGGGCTGTTCCGCACGCCGACCGCAGAGCACTACAACGAGGTCTGCGACGCCACCGCGCAGCTCTGCGCCGACCCCGCCACCCGGGCGCGCCACACCCGGGTCGTGGCGATGCCGGACGTGACCGTGCCGCCCGACGTACCGCTGGAACAGCTGGCCCTGCTCGGGGCCGGCGCCCTGGCGGGGGTGCTGGCGACGGTCGGCGTCGGCCTGCTCTTCCTGCGCGCGAGCACGGCCGTCGAGGAACTGCGGGTGACCTGA
- a CDS encoding helix-turn-helix transcriptional regulator, with product MTVEATTERVLRLLALLQRRPSWTATELAAELGVTDRCVRRDVERLRAIGYPVHATAGVGGGYQLGAGTRLPPLLLDDEEAIATAVSLRLASGGTVTGSGEAALRALTKLDQVMPARLRAEVRAVHGATETLVGPAVEIDAELLVTLARACRDAVRVRFRYAGRDGGEHERTVEPVRMVTTGRRWYLMAWDVDRADWRTFRLDRMREVAATTWRFHAREHPDPVAYVQRSVTGAPYRYLARVRLRAHPDQVRKLVPPQVGRVEDDRDGWCVLAIGGDDLDWLAMHAARLGFEAEVLEPPELRESVVVLARRLAAMAGTG from the coding sequence CGAGCTGGGGGTCACCGACCGCTGCGTACGCCGCGACGTGGAGCGGCTGCGCGCGATCGGCTACCCCGTGCACGCGACGGCGGGCGTCGGCGGCGGCTACCAGCTCGGCGCGGGCACCCGGCTGCCGCCGCTGCTCCTCGACGACGAGGAGGCGATCGCGACGGCGGTCTCCCTGCGGCTGGCCTCGGGAGGCACGGTCACCGGGTCGGGCGAGGCGGCCCTGCGGGCCCTCACGAAGCTCGACCAGGTGATGCCGGCCCGGCTGCGCGCCGAGGTGCGGGCCGTGCACGGCGCCACCGAGACCCTCGTCGGCCCGGCGGTCGAGATCGACGCGGAGCTGCTGGTGACGCTCGCGCGGGCCTGCCGCGACGCCGTGCGGGTCCGGTTCCGGTACGCCGGCCGCGACGGCGGGGAGCACGAGCGCACGGTCGAGCCGGTGCGGATGGTCACGACCGGCCGCCGCTGGTACCTCATGGCCTGGGACGTCGACCGCGCCGACTGGCGCACCTTCCGGCTGGACCGGATGCGCGAGGTGGCGGCGACGACCTGGCGCTTCCACGCGAGGGAGCATCCGGATCCGGTCGCCTACGTGCAGCGGTCCGTGACCGGGGCGCCGTACCGCTATCTCGCCCGGGTGCGGTTGCGCGCCCACCCCGACCAGGTGCGGAAGCTGGTGCCGCCCCAGGTGGGGCGCGTCGAGGACGATCGCGACGGGTGGTGCGTGCTCGCCATCGGCGGGGACGACCTGGACTGGCTGGCCATGCACGCGGCCCGGCTGGGCTTCGAGGCGGAGGTGCTGGAGCCTCCGGAGCTGCGGGAGTCCGTCGTCGTGCTCGCCCGCCGCCTCGCGGCGATGGCCGGCACCGGCTGA